The Candidatus Mycolicibacterium alkanivorans genome contains a region encoding:
- a CDS encoding FadR/GntR family transcriptional regulator → MKLVRFQRSRATVTSLLMGMKSDLTARRRIHLSGTLLSLREVTMARADAALTTLWKPLARMRTHEQVVAEIEHRLMTGVLKAGDRLPAERQFAEALGVSRGAVREALRILEAIGVVEAGTGSGPSSGSMIVKDSATGIAMVLRLHLQVASFTPDDLAEVRLLIEWLAARKVADLATDEEIIELRCVVDRMHKTTDVTEFDDLEQEFHRRIIEAADNALVKVLIGAVRATELPGGTTIPAEPDTAEEAARWLADEYSAVVAAIIDGDGDRVAELLANVSRSGRCPTSASALKWGG, encoded by the coding sequence ATGAAGTTGGTGAGATTCCAGCGCAGTCGCGCTACTGTGACATCCCTGCTCATGGGGATGAAGTCAGACCTGACGGCCCGCAGACGAATCCATTTATCAGGGACGCTGTTATCCCTGCGGGAGGTCACTATGGCGAGAGCCGATGCTGCGTTGACGACGCTATGGAAACCCTTGGCGCGCATGCGCACACACGAGCAGGTTGTAGCGGAGATCGAGCACCGTCTGATGACTGGGGTTCTCAAAGCTGGGGATCGACTGCCCGCGGAGCGTCAGTTCGCGGAAGCATTAGGAGTCAGCCGAGGTGCGGTCCGGGAAGCCTTGAGAATTCTGGAGGCCATCGGCGTGGTGGAGGCTGGAACCGGTTCGGGACCGTCATCCGGTTCGATGATCGTCAAGGACAGCGCCACGGGGATAGCGATGGTACTGCGACTACATCTGCAGGTGGCATCGTTCACCCCGGACGATCTCGCGGAGGTGCGGCTCCTGATCGAGTGGTTGGCGGCGCGGAAGGTCGCTGACCTCGCCACCGACGAGGAGATCATTGAATTGCGTTGTGTGGTCGACCGAATGCACAAGACCACCGACGTCACGGAGTTTGACGACCTCGAGCAGGAGTTTCATCGACGCATCATTGAGGCAGCTGATAATGCCTTGGTGAAGGTCTTGATCGGAGCTGTGAGGGCGACCGAACTCCCTGGCGGCACAACAATTCCCGCAGAACCGGACACCGCAGAGGAGGCAGCGCGGTGGCTGGCGGACGAGTACTCGGCCGTCGTGGCGGCGATCATAGACGGTGACGGTGACCGGGTCGCCGAGCTGCTAGCCAACGTGAGTCGAAGTGGCCGCTGCCCGACCAGCGCTAGCGCCCTGAAATGGGGCGGTTGA
- a CDS encoding ATP-binding cassette domain-containing protein: MSFGQRKRGAIAGAVAMRPCVLLLDEPTAGIDPAGIEALFATSARLGRAGTTVALSTHDTTLALEWADSVAIMRRGVARQGPPSSIFADGDLLSGAQLRVRWLVALTGS; the protein is encoded by the coding sequence TTGTCGTTCGGGCAGCGAAAACGGGGCGCCATCGCAGGGGCCGTCGCAATGCGACCCTGTGTGCTCCTGCTGGATGAGCCAACCGCCGGCATCGATCCAGCCGGCATCGAGGCCCTTTTCGCGACTTCAGCCAGATTGGGAAGGGCGGGCACGACCGTAGCGCTATCGACCCATGACACCACATTGGCACTGGAGTGGGCTGACTCCGTCGCGATCATGAGGAGGGGAGTGGCTCGTCAGGGCCCTCCATCGTCGATCTTTGCCGACGGAGATCTGTTGAGTGGAGCGCAGTTACGCGTTCGTTGGCTGGTGGCCCTCACGGGGAGCTGA
- the ilvC gene encoding ketol-acid reductoisomerase — MPAKMFYDPDADLSQIQGKRVAVIGYGSQGHAQALSLRDSGVDVRIGLQPDSRSRLKAQEEGLPVLTPAEATREADVIVILVPDQGQRTLYADEIAPALSAGDALVFSHGFNIRFGYIVPPPDVDVFMVAPKGPGHLVRREFVDGKGVPVLVAVEQDSSGQAWPLALSYAKALGGLRAGGIKTTFSEETETDLFGEQSVLCGGASQLVMYGFETLIEAGYQPEVAYFECLHELKLIVDLMYEGGIAKQRWSCSDTAEFGDYVSGPRVITPDVKENMKAVLADIVDGSFARRFIEDQDTGAAEFHKLRAQGERHPIEGTGRDLRKLMSWIQRQDVDVDYTGTAARG; from the coding sequence GTGCCCGCCAAGATGTTTTACGACCCCGATGCCGACCTGTCTCAGATCCAAGGGAAACGAGTCGCAGTCATCGGCTACGGCAGTCAGGGCCATGCCCAGGCACTGTCTCTGCGGGACAGTGGCGTCGACGTGCGGATCGGTCTGCAGCCAGACTCGCGCAGTCGCCTGAAAGCGCAGGAGGAAGGCTTACCGGTACTGACTCCCGCCGAGGCGACCCGGGAAGCGGACGTGATCGTCATCCTGGTCCCCGACCAGGGTCAGCGCACGCTGTACGCCGACGAGATCGCTCCAGCTTTGAGCGCGGGCGATGCCCTGGTATTCAGTCACGGCTTCAACATTCGATTCGGGTACATCGTGCCGCCCCCGGATGTCGACGTCTTCATGGTCGCGCCGAAGGGACCCGGACATCTGGTACGCCGCGAGTTCGTGGACGGTAAAGGCGTGCCTGTGCTCGTCGCGGTGGAACAGGATTCTTCAGGTCAGGCGTGGCCCTTGGCGTTGTCGTACGCCAAGGCCCTGGGCGGACTGCGCGCCGGTGGGATCAAGACCACCTTCTCCGAGGAAACCGAGACCGATCTGTTCGGCGAGCAGTCGGTGCTCTGCGGAGGCGCGTCTCAGTTGGTGATGTACGGGTTCGAGACTCTGATCGAAGCCGGCTACCAACCTGAGGTCGCCTATTTCGAATGTCTGCACGAGCTGAAGCTCATCGTGGACCTGATGTATGAAGGCGGTATCGCCAAACAGCGCTGGTCATGTTCGGACACAGCAGAATTCGGCGATTACGTCTCCGGGCCCAGGGTGATCACACCGGACGTCAAAGAGAATATGAAAGCTGTTCTCGCCGACATCGTCGACGGCTCGTTCGCGCGGCGCTTCATCGAGGACCAGGACACCGGTGCAGCTGAGTTCCATAAGCTGCGCGCCCAGGGCGAGCGACATCCCATCGAAGGCACCGGCCGTGACCTGCGCAAACTGATGAGCTGGATCCAACGGCAGGACGTCGACGTGGACTACACGGGAACCGCTGCGCGGGGTTGA
- a CDS encoding MFS transporter: MHQDSPALTAGQERTAERRGLRKVGAASLVGTTIEYYDFFVYGTAAALVFPKIFFPGTSPAMGTIASFATFGVAFFARPIGSILFGHFGDKIGRKRTLVWTLLIMGLSTVLIGLFPGYETGVFGIFDNGIGIWAPILLVGMRFLQGLAMGGEWAGATLLAAEYAPKGERGRMAVYPQLGPACAFFLASATFFLASVTVGATSETFINYGWRLPFIASLLLVMVGLWIRLSVEETPVFKTHLQNKKLESEPVKLPFADAVRVQWKQIVLAGLAMSTLFAMFYIGSTFLTSYGTGTLEFSRTMILGFGIIAAVVLAIATAAAAILSDRIGRRKVIAGSYVIAFFWSLALFPLLDTGSPIAFLIGVTITLSLYGIANGPAGALLPEMFQSKFRYTGAGLSYNLGGIIGGAIPPILAAQIVAHYPSIWVGVLLAGLSAVSLICVWALPETNNNDLNDAPVDEALQP, translated from the coding sequence ATGCATCAGGACAGCCCAGCTCTGACCGCTGGCCAAGAACGAACCGCTGAACGTCGTGGCCTGCGCAAAGTCGGAGCCGCCAGCCTCGTCGGCACCACGATTGAGTACTACGATTTCTTCGTCTACGGCACCGCCGCCGCGCTGGTGTTTCCCAAGATTTTCTTCCCCGGTACCAGTCCTGCGATGGGTACGATCGCGTCGTTCGCAACGTTCGGAGTCGCGTTCTTCGCTCGCCCCATCGGCTCGATCCTGTTCGGCCACTTCGGTGACAAGATCGGTCGCAAGCGGACCCTGGTGTGGACGCTGCTGATCATGGGACTCTCGACCGTCTTGATCGGGCTTTTCCCCGGCTATGAGACCGGTGTGTTCGGCATCTTCGACAACGGCATCGGGATCTGGGCACCGATCCTCCTGGTCGGCATGCGCTTCCTGCAGGGTTTGGCCATGGGCGGTGAATGGGCAGGCGCGACGCTCCTGGCGGCCGAATATGCGCCGAAGGGCGAACGCGGACGAATGGCCGTGTACCCACAGCTGGGGCCGGCCTGTGCGTTCTTCCTGGCGAGCGCGACGTTCTTCCTGGCCTCGGTAACGGTCGGTGCCACCAGCGAGACATTCATCAACTACGGTTGGCGCCTCCCGTTCATCGCATCGCTCTTGCTCGTCATGGTCGGGCTTTGGATTCGGTTGAGCGTGGAAGAAACACCGGTCTTCAAGACGCACCTGCAGAACAAGAAGCTCGAGAGCGAACCGGTGAAACTCCCGTTCGCCGACGCTGTGCGGGTGCAGTGGAAACAGATCGTGCTCGCCGGACTGGCAATGTCCACGCTGTTCGCGATGTTCTATATCGGAAGCACCTTCCTCACCAGCTACGGAACCGGAACGCTTGAATTCAGCCGGACGATGATCCTCGGCTTCGGCATAATCGCCGCTGTCGTGCTCGCGATTGCCACAGCCGCAGCCGCCATCCTCTCGGACCGGATTGGCCGCAGGAAAGTCATTGCAGGGTCCTACGTCATCGCGTTCTTTTGGTCGCTTGCGCTATTCCCACTGCTCGACACCGGTTCACCCATTGCCTTCTTGATCGGCGTGACCATCACCCTGTCGCTGTACGGCATCGCCAACGGACCCGCCGGCGCGTTGCTCCCCGAGATGTTCCAGTCGAAATTCCGCTACACCGGAGCGGGTTTGAGCTACAACCTTGGCGGCATCATCGGCGGAGCGATTCCGCCGATACTGGCGGCCCAAATCGTGGCGCATTACCCCAGCATCTGGGTGGGGGTGTTGCTGGCCGGACTCTCCGCCGTCAGCCTGATCTGCGTGTGGGCGTTACCGGAAACCAACAACAACGACCTCAACGACGCGCCCGTCGACGAAGCTCTGCAGCCCTGA